The Persephonella sp. genome includes a window with the following:
- a CDS encoding M23 family metallopeptidase: MKGKLFLILIFLAAAAGGYFYYTGVVNFNKPKVIFEEKPQFIGADTHLRFKVVDDRPGINRVQVFVIQNKNIKIHEDLEFPEGLKEKEYNLKIDARKLGLVEGKAKISIVAEDSSLLKNKKIISYDVKVDLTPPTLSVLSSPAGIMNGGTGFVFYRTSSDVVKTGVKVGNLEFRCYNGIVENKNIYGCAFPYPYYWSRKKSIVVFAVDRAGNKTSHAIMYYFKKKRYKRSVINLSDEFIETKVRPLSDKDIQDPVELFKYVNVQLRKKNEDLIHKITSEVSIKEPLFRRNFLQLKNSKMLGGFADYRKYRYKGRLIKGADAYHKGMDFASIKNASVQAAEDGKVVFTGFIGIYGNSVIIEHGMGVFTLYSHLAEIHVNKGDEVTRGTEIGLTDTTGLAVGDHLHFGVLVQGLEVHPIEWLDRRWIKTRFLDEYKRIKNLYGGQ, translated from the coding sequence TTGAAAGGTAAACTTTTTCTTATACTGATTTTTTTAGCAGCAGCTGCAGGAGGTTATTTTTATTACACGGGAGTTGTAAACTTTAATAAACCTAAGGTTATATTTGAGGAGAAACCCCAGTTTATAGGTGCAGATACACATTTGAGATTTAAGGTTGTGGACGACAGACCGGGAATTAACAGGGTTCAGGTTTTTGTAATCCAGAACAAAAACATAAAAATACATGAAGACCTTGAGTTTCCTGAAGGACTAAAAGAAAAAGAGTATAACCTTAAAATAGATGCAAGAAAGTTAGGACTTGTTGAGGGAAAGGCAAAAATATCCATAGTGGCTGAAGATTCTTCCCTTTTGAAAAATAAAAAGATTATCAGCTACGATGTTAAAGTTGACCTCACCCCTCCAACCTTAAGCGTCCTTTCATCTCCGGCAGGTATTATGAATGGAGGAACAGGTTTTGTTTTTTACAGAACATCTTCAGATGTTGTTAAGACAGGTGTAAAGGTTGGAAATCTTGAGTTTAGATGCTATAACGGTATTGTTGAAAACAAAAATATTTACGGTTGTGCATTTCCATACCCTTACTACTGGAGCAGAAAAAAATCAATTGTTGTATTTGCAGTTGACAGGGCAGGAAACAAAACATCTCACGCCATCATGTATTACTTTAAGAAAAAAAGATATAAAAGGTCTGTGATAAACCTATCAGACGAGTTTATAGAAACTAAGGTCAGACCCCTTTCTGATAAGGACATTCAGGATCCTGTTGAACTTTTTAAATATGTCAATGTTCAATTGAGAAAGAAAAATGAAGATCTGATACACAAAATTACATCAGAAGTTTCAATAAAAGAGCCTCTTTTTAGAAGGAATTTCCTTCAGTTGAAAAATTCAAAGATGCTGGGAGGTTTTGCAGATTACAGAAAGTATAGATACAAAGGAAGGCTGATAAAAGGGGCTGACGCATACCACAAAGGAATGGATTTTGCTTCTATAAAAAATGCTTCAGTGCAAGCTGCAGAGGACGGAAAGGTTGTCTTCACAGGTTTTATTGGTATCTACGGCAATTCTGTGATTATTGAACACGGAATGGGAGTTTTTACCCTCTACTCACATCTTGCTGAGATACATGTAAACAAGGGAGACGAGGTAACGAGGGGAACAGAGATAGGACTTACAGACACAACAGGGCTTGCTGTAGGTGATCACTTACATTTTGGGGTTCTGGTGCAGGGGCTTGAGGTTCACCCTATAGAATGGCTTGACAGAAGATGGATAAAAACAAGGTTTCTTGATGAATATAAAAGGATAAAAAATCTTTATGGAGGTCAGTAG
- a CDS encoding DUF2103 domain-containing protein, which translates to MKYRKKGIKKEHHIIEDGEEALQDLIKKGLVKSVIPGRIKTTPKGQPGNLRLTFQYETNSGAKLLLKKGSTVQEVFVVTSDTERLKDYLNKKYPKS; encoded by the coding sequence ATGAAGTACAGGAAGAAAGGGATTAAGAAAGAGCATCACATTATAGAAGATGGAGAAGAAGCCCTTCAAGATCTTATAAAAAAAGGGCTTGTTAAGTCTGTCATTCCCGGAAGAATAAAAACAACACCAAAGGGTCAGCCAGGGAACTTAAGGCTGACCTTTCAATATGAAACAAATTCAGGTGCCAAACTTCTTCTAAAAAAAGGTTCAACAGTTCAGGAAGTTTTTGTGGTGACCTCTGATACAGAAAGGTTAAAGGATTATCTAAACAAAAAATATCCAAAAAGCTAA
- the dnaA gene encoding chromosomal replication initiator protein DnaA, with product MDIWGSILSSISRRVDKSTLNLLKGIQKAEYRNGQLYISTPDVVYKEWLETNLLEEIRESAVDLLGDNLEVYILSSDQEQVEQEIKSTEKKTPYRLTNLNPKFTFSNLIIGNCNKIAYQACISVADNLGSIYNPLFIYGDVGLGKTHLLHATAHQVLSKNPKANIIYTTADTFMSELIYYLRNGSILEFRKRYRDVDLLLIDDVQFLQGKERTQIELYHIFNALHLIGKQVILSSDTPPKNLKGLQERLRSRFASGLVVEVKAPDLQTKLSIIRKKSKEMGIYLPSDVCLLIAKTVNSNVRELEGSLNKLKAYSDLMGRTITLDMAREVLKDLFELKEMETSLSIEKIQKEVSSYFGVNINEMLGNSRKKKVTMARQIAMYLSRYLTDKTLNEISKAFKKKDHTTVLNAIEKVEKTMEKDRKFKLTVEFLRDKILTS from the coding sequence TTGGACATCTGGGGTTCAATACTTTCCTCTATCTCAAGGAGGGTGGATAAATCAACCCTCAACCTCCTCAAAGGAATACAGAAAGCAGAATATAGGAACGGACAGCTCTACATTTCAACCCCAGATGTTGTTTATAAAGAATGGCTTGAGACAAACCTGCTTGAAGAGATAAGAGAGTCTGCTGTAGACCTTTTAGGTGACAACCTTGAGGTTTACATACTATCTTCTGATCAGGAACAGGTTGAACAAGAAATTAAAAGCACAGAAAAGAAAACCCCTTACCGGCTCACAAACCTTAATCCTAAATTTACATTTTCAAACCTGATTATAGGAAACTGCAATAAAATAGCCTATCAGGCATGTATATCTGTTGCTGATAATCTGGGTAGTATATACAACCCTCTTTTTATATACGGAGATGTTGGACTTGGGAAAACCCACCTTCTCCACGCAACAGCACATCAGGTTCTGTCTAAAAACCCAAAAGCAAACATCATATACACAACAGCAGACACATTTATGTCAGAGCTTATTTATTATCTAAGGAACGGATCTATACTTGAGTTTAGAAAAAGGTACAGAGATGTAGATCTTCTTCTTATTGATGATGTTCAGTTTCTTCAAGGAAAAGAAAGGACACAGATTGAGCTCTACCACATATTTAATGCCCTTCATCTGATAGGAAAGCAGGTCATTCTTTCCTCAGATACTCCCCCTAAAAATTTGAAAGGTCTTCAGGAAAGGTTAAGAAGCAGATTTGCAAGCGGGCTTGTTGTAGAGGTAAAAGCACCAGATCTGCAGACAAAACTCTCAATAATAAGAAAAAAATCTAAAGAGATGGGAATATACCTTCCTTCAGATGTATGTCTGCTGATAGCAAAGACTGTCAACTCCAATGTTAGAGAGCTTGAAGGCTCACTTAACAAGCTGAAAGCTTACAGTGACCTTATGGGAAGAACCATAACCCTTGATATGGCAAGGGAGGTTCTAAAGGATCTTTTTGAGCTTAAAGAGATGGAAACTTCCCTTTCTATTGAAAAGATACAGAAAGAAGTCTCCAGCTACTTTGGTGTTAACATAAATGAGATGCTGGGGAATTCAAGAAAGAAAAAGGTTACCATGGCAAGACAGATAGCGATGTATCTCTCAAGATACCTTACAGACAAAACACTTAACGAGATATCAAAAGCATTTAAGAAAAAAGACCACACAACAGTTTTGAATGCCATAGAAAAGGTTGAAAAAACAATGGAAAAGGACAGAAAATTTAAGCTGACCGTTGAGTTTTTAAGGGATAAAATACTGACCTCCTGA
- the fsa gene encoding fructose-6-phosphate aldolase → MKFFIDTADINEIRAANELKILDGVTTNPTLIAKTGRPFMEVVKEILEEIPDKPVSLEVASTDYEGMVREGEMLAQLGKNVVIKIPVTIDGLKAVKYFEYKGIKTNVTLVFSPAQALLAMKAGASYISPFVGRLDDISHTGMELISQIRTIIDNYGFNTEIIVASVRNPMHVIESALIGADIATIPYKVISQLVKHPLTDIGLERFLKDWESVPEKPF, encoded by the coding sequence ATGAAATTTTTTATTGATACTGCAGACATTAATGAGATAAGGGCAGCAAACGAACTGAAAATACTTGACGGTGTGACCACAAATCCAACACTAATTGCCAAAACAGGAAGACCGTTTATGGAGGTTGTTAAGGAGATACTTGAGGAAATTCCGGACAAACCTGTATCTTTAGAGGTTGCAAGCACAGATTATGAAGGGATGGTAAGAGAAGGTGAGATGCTTGCACAGCTTGGGAAGAATGTTGTAATAAAAATACCTGTTACAATTGATGGACTAAAAGCTGTCAAATATTTTGAGTACAAAGGTATAAAAACAAACGTTACACTTGTATTTTCCCCTGCACAGGCACTGCTTGCAATGAAAGCAGGTGCATCTTACATATCACCCTTTGTAGGAAGGCTTGATGATATCAGCCACACAGGTATGGAGCTTATATCCCAGATAAGAACAATAATAGACAACTACGGCTTTAATACCGAGATTATTGTGGCAAGTGTGAGAAATCCTATGCATGTTATTGAATCTGCATTGATAGGGGCTGATATTGCAACAATACCTTATAAGGTTATATCACAGCTTGTTAAACACCCATTGACAGATATAGGACTTGAAAGATTTTTAAAAGACTGGGAATCTGTCCCTGAAAAACCTTTCTAA